The Rhodohalobacter sp. SW132 genomic sequence AATCACAACCGAAAAAGGAATTTACAGAACACCTTCATTCTCCCCGGACGGAGAGACGCTGGTGTTTCGACGTGATGGCGGCAACAACCACCAGGGGCATGCCTACACTCAGAACAGCGGAATCTTCACGATGCCGGTTTCGGGCGGAGAAAAGACCCGTCTGCGCGGTGGCGGCAGCAGCCCAATCTTTAATGCATCCGGCGACCGTATTTTCTACCTGCAGGGCACCAACTTCCGCAGTGTGGATCTGAACGGACAGGATGAAAAGCACCACTTCAGCTCACAATACGCACTAGAGTTCACACCGAGCCCCGACAACAAGTGGGTGGCGTTTCATGAACTCTATAAAGTTTACGTTGCCCCGATGCCTCAAACCGGGTCGGAACTGACGCTGAGTGCAAATACCCGAGCCATTCCGGTAACGCATGTAGCTCAGGATGCAGGTTACAACCTGCACTGGTCAGCCGACGGCGAAAAACTGCACTGGACTCTGGGTGAGAAGTATTTCAGCGTGGAACTCGAAGAAGCGTTCGACTTCCTCAACGGTGATACCAGCGAAGAACTTCCGCTCGGCGACAGTGACGGCATCCGCATCGGCCTGGAGCTCGATACCGACAAACCCTCCGGCGAAGTGGCGTTCACCAATGCGCATATCATCACCATGAACGGCGACGAGGTGATTGAGAACGGAACCATCGTGGTTCGTGACAACCGGATTGAAGCTGTTGGTACTGATGTGAACATCCCGGACGGTGCCTATGTGATGGATGTGGAGGGCAAAACCATTATGCCCGGCATGGTGGATGCTCACGCCCATATCGGCAACTTCCGCAGCGGACTGAGTCCGAACCAGCAGTGGGAATATTTTGCCAACCTGGGGTACGGCGTAACCACGGTATTTGACCCCTCTTCCAATACCGAGATGATCTTTTCACAGGCAGAGATGATTCGATCCGGGAATATGACCGGCCCTCGCATTTTCTCAACCGGACGCATTCTCTACGGAGCTGAAAATGTGCAGAAAACCGTGATCAACAGCCTGGAAGACGCACGATCTGCCATTCGCAGAACACAGGCATTCGGAGCCACGGCTGTAAAAAGCTACAACCAGCCAAGACGCGATCAGCGTCAGCAGGTGCTTGAAGCCGCCCGTGAACTGGGCGTGAATGTAGTTCCCGAGGGCGGATCAACGTTCACCCACAACATGAGTATGATTCTGGACGGACACACCGGCATCGAGCACAATGTGCCGATCTACCCGCTCTACAATGACGTGCTTACAGTGTGGGGAGCCTCTGATGTCGGCTACACGCCCACTCTTTCCGTTAATTACGGAAGTATGAGCGGCGAATACTACTGGTACCAGCACACCAACGTATGGGAGAAAGAGCGGCTGCTCACGTTCACACCACGCGGAGTTGTGGACTCACGATCGCGCCACAGAACCATGGTTCCGTACGAGGAGTATGAAATCGGCCACTTCCAGAGTGCTGCCGCAGCCAAAGATCTGCACGATCTGGGTGTAACGGTAAACATTGGCGGGCACGGACAGCTTCAGGGTCTTGCCGCGCACTGGGAGGTCTGGATGTTCACCCAGGGCGGGATGAGTAACCACGATGCTCTCCGCACGGCCACCATCAATCCGGCCAACTATATTGGAATGGGCGAGCATATCGGCTCACTCGAGCCGGGCAAACTGGCCGACCTGATCGTGATTGACGGCAATCCGCTGGAGGATATTTTCGACACTGAGTTTGTGGAGTACACCATGATCAACGGACGTCTCTATGATGCCTCAACCATGAACGAAATCGGTAATTACGACCGCGAGCGCCTGCCCTTTTGGTGGGAGCGCGAAGGGTACAGCGAGCAGTTCGACTGGCACACGATTATGGAAGCTGACGGGCACGGACACGGACATTAAAAAAAGGGGTGTTCTTTAGTGTAATTTTAATATCTAAATCAGCCGGGCGATTTCAATCGTCCGGTTTTTTTATTTTACGCTTCTCACAGTAATTGTTTTCGAGTTAGATTCTAACTAAATTAATTGAGCCTATAAGGCACACAGAATATGAGATATTTTAACTGGAATGAGGAGAAAAACCGCTTGCTCAAAAAGAGCCGAAATATCTCATTTGAAGAGATCGTTTTATCAATTGACAGTGGTGGATTGCTCGATATTGTGGAACATCATGATCAAAGCAAATATCCGAATCAAAAACTATTGATCGTTGAGGTAGAAAACTATGCGTATGTTGTGCCATTTTTACTATCTGACGAGACATACTTTCTGAAAACCATATATCCCAGCCGAAAGGCAACTCAAACATATATCAACAAGGAGGAATCATAATGGATTACCTGGATAAAGATGAAAAAGAGATCATGGAATCCTATGAAAATGGAGAGTGGGTTTCTTCCGGCGATGAGTTAAAAGAGGAAATCAGGCAGGCCGCCAAAAACAGTATCTTGAAAAATAAACGAATCAACATTCGGCTCACCGAAAAAGATTACCACGATATTCAGGTGAAAGCGATGGAGGAAGGCGTCCCCTACCAAACGCTGATTTCCAGCCTTATTCACAAGTTTAATAAAGGGGAATTGAAGTGATGAGACTTCGGACCTTTTAACCAGCCGACCTGACCGTGATTGACGGCAATCCGCTCGAGGATATCTTCGATACCGAGTTTGTGGAGCACACCATGATCAACGGACGGCTATATGATGCCTCAACCATGAACGAAATCGGAAATTACGACCGCGAGCGCCTGCCGTTCTGGTGGGAGCGCGAAGGCTACAGCGAGCAGTTCGACTGGCATACGATTATGGAAGGTGATTCGAATGGGCACGGACATTGATATTTCCCCCTTAGAAAAGGCGGATACAGGGGGATGTTTAATCTCCCCTGCCAGTGCTTTTCTGGCCCCGAGTGCATTTCTCGGGGAGGGGAGATGGTTTTCATCAGTGTTCTGATGAAAACCTGAGGGGTGTACCTGAATCAAGATTCAATATCATATTTGACAGTTCGATACCAAACCTCCAAGGTTTTAGAAACCTTGGAGGTTTTTTTATTCTGCTCCGAAAATTTCGATAAAAGAATCCCTGAAACTGTATGCATAAATAACCGGCGAATCATACACCTCATCCGTTCTCTTCATGGTGTAGATCATTCCATCGCCTGCCGCAACAACCCATTAAACAGCAACACTTTGCCGCGGCGGCCGGTTACCAAAAGCTCTCCCCTCTTATTCACCTCCACGAACCGAACCGACAAATACTCCTCCGGTTCAAGACCTATCTCCATCTCTTTGGTAAATTTATCCTCTAAGTCGCTGATCACACGACTCTGTTCTTTTGCACAGGATACAGAAAGAAAGAAACTCACAATAACAATGATTCGCTTTATCACAACTTTGCTAAATCCTGTTTCGAAATATTATTATTCTTTCGTGTACCATGGAAATTATAAATGAAATATGCCAAGCCGCTAACAAACAGTTACCTGACCTTATTCCGATTTAACAATTCGAATAACTTTCTGCATGGGTTGATCAGGGTCTAACCCCTTCATTTTCATATACTCTCTTCGCAAAGCTTCAAGTGCCATAAGTCTCTCCTCCGGTGTTTTGTTGCGCCAGTACTCCCGCTCATCTTTGTACTGCTGAGGGTCTTTCAGGTGATATTTCTTTACTATTTTTTCCATGGCATTATAAACTAAAGATACGAAATTTGATCATCACACCCGATTTTGAAATCTAAATGAGTATTGCAGTATATTAAATCATATCCGGATCTATATGTACAACATATTTCCTGAACCGATTTGAGAGATATATCCCGCTATCTATCCGTGCCATATACATTGGATAGAATGGTTCTCCATTTTAATCAACTATCCGAATTGTGATTTTACTTCATAGTTTGGAAAAAAAGTAAGCTTGTTATTTTTCAAAGAGTCCTCATTCATTGTTTCTCAAATGAGTTATAAACTCACTCATCTATTCGCAACCTTTTTTGTTATTTTAAACTGCAGTTTACGTTCAGATACACAGATGAGCTGCAAAAATCAATTGAGTACCATGAAATTACTGTCGATATTCGCTCTATCCACATCACTGCTCTTCTTATTCGGTTGTGATGATTCCAGCCCGCCAACATCAGATCAGGGTCAGGAAGAAGAGACCGAACAGGTTCGCGAAACTGTGGACGTAAACAATGCTCAATGGCCCATCAGCCGGGACCGGATGGAAAACAGTGATCTTTCCTACGCCCAGTATGGCCCCCGAAGTCTTCCCAGCGGATACGATTTTCACGCCGGGATCGATCTTCCGGCATCCACAGGAACCAATGTCTATCCCGTACTTCCCGGCGAGGTGGTGGAAACCGATCACTGGGGCGGGTCAGGCAGCGGAGCCGGAAATGCAGTTACCGTCAGACACTCCGACTCTCTCGCCACCAGCTATCTCCACGTGGATCGAATCTCCGTTCAGATGGGAGACTGGGTTAACAGCGATGATGTGGTGGGCACGGTTGGACGAACCGGTGCAAGCTACCCGCATCTTCACCTCGGTTTCTTTGTGGATTTGCCAAATCCCAACCGCCGTGATGAGCGCTACAGCAAAAATCCGCTGGAAATCCTTCCGTACCGGGAATCCATTGATATTTCGGCCACATTCGGTGAGAGCGTTATGATTACACTTGATATGCCGCTTCAAAATATGACGGCCAATTCCATTGAACTGTCCGGAGAAGGGGAAACAAGAAAAGCAGACTATTATGAAATTGTTGCCCGCGGATGGACCGATCGCAAAGAACAGGTTCAGGATGGCATTCATTTCAGTGCGGACAGAAGAACTGAAGATCATCAGCGATTCAACCTTCATGTGATTCCTGCAGGGAACGACTTCAAGCCGGACGCAATTACTATTCGTGATTATAACGGAGTGATTTTGTTTGAAGCCAGTGCCGAGGATTAGCAGTATTGCCCCGAAAAAGACCGTTTTACGAAAAGCATTGGAGGTTTATCCAACCGATGTAGACATTTCACTCCTCAATTATTTTCATCCTGTATTCATCAAATCCATAATTTGAACCTTCCTGTACAATCACTTGGTAAGTTTGCACACCTAAAGCTTTCAAATCCCGAATTTGACCCAGAAAAGGTAGTTTTTTTCGGGTAATTAAGCTCCCATCATTTAAATCCCTTAAATCTGCATAATAACTCCACTGGGTCCTGTCTTCTAACGGAATCGGTTCATACCAGTGTACAAAAAAGTAATTTTCGTTTAGTTCCCGGAGGTCTACCAGGCTGGGATAAAATTTCACTTCATATGAGTTTGGAGTCACTTCAATATGTTCCACCCAGGGTTCAGGAATCACATCATCTGTGGACTCCCAAAGCAATGTATGTTCATCTGAATAATGTCTTATTTCGTACGGTGCATTTAAGAGTAGCAAGTATCCCTGATCCGTTTTTGCGAATTTCCCGGAATTAAGCTGATTTTGTATTGACCGGCTTACAAACTGAATACCTGTAATATCCCAATCAATAAACTCACCAACAGAAAATTCATACTCTTTGGAGCTCTTGTCATGAAAGTGCAATAAAGCGTTATTATCCTGGTGATTGCCTGTAATCGTTACGTAATCATGCCAAAAATATAACCCGTGTAAAGCATTAACGGTATAGTCAATTGGATAGGTCTCAACAAATGATCCCTCTTTCGGGTTAAATGTTGAGATTCTGCGATTTTGATGATCCAGCACCATAAGCAGGTTTTCATTTTCTGACATGCTATAGGACATTGCCCGACCAATATCGCCGGGACCTCTTCCCTGGGTACCAAAACTGTTTATTAAATCTCCAGAATTATTATAAACCGAAAAATGATCCCGGTTCAAAACAATAACTTTATCAGTATCAAAATATTGAGCAGATGCCCCGGGAGCAAAAGCGTGCTCATACCCTGACAAAAAAGAGCCCAGCTTTTCAAAAATAATAGACTGTGATAAGATTGTACCTGGAAAAATAGAACTAATGGAGAATATCATAGCGGCAAATTTTATTCTCTTCATGATGATGGCAGGTGTAAGTTTGGAGTAACGATATACAATTTTCTCACTTCGAATCGACATCTTGATGTTTTCCTAAATAGTAAAAAAGTTTAAAAAGGGGCAGTGAGCTTTCATTCAGCAGTAACTATAGTACAAAAATCGTATATGCAAATTGACTCTCTAAATGAAATGCATAAACTGTACTGGACTATAGAAAAAGCTGAAAGCGGGAATGTGAAAAAAATATGATCTTTATTTCAAATCTTTTTTAAAGCGGATTACCTATGAACTAAATCGCTCAGATTTACACGAATGATATCCTCTTCAAACATTCCTGCTAAATATAGCCAGGGTTCATCATACGCCATAGAAAATATTGTAAATAAGGTATTATCATCTTTATAGAATCGATAACTCCCTTCATGAGCCCAATTATTCTTCTCTTTTTTTAGCAACGTTAAAAATCTCAATTCTGCATGCCTGTTCGCATAGTAGACGGCTATCCTGTTATTTAGATATAGTATATCTATAATAAAATAATTCATGCTGATCCGTTTATCCGTTTCAACTGCTATTGGTGGCGGATTTAAAAGAACCGATTCATTGTTTTCAATTCCTGTGCTTTGCAAATTTGAACGTTCAACATTGGATTCTATTAAATCCAAACCTGGAAATTTAATCTGAAGAATTCGATCAATTTGATACTCTCGATCATATATAAAAATAAATGGCAAGGCTGGATTGATGACGGCCAATTCCTCACCATTACTATCCATATATACTTCATTATACTGAACTGGTTGCTGCCCAATGGGGATAATTCGTCGATGAAAAGCCTGGACAAAATCTGGTTGATCTGTAAGATTCAGCTTATTCACTACAAACTGTTCATTCGTTGCAGACATGTAGTAAAAATTGTTTGATGAAAAAGCAAAATCATTAAATGGATGTGAATAGAGATCCTCAAGAATTACATCTTTTATATGATTCCAACCTAAATCATACTGAATAATTTTATATAAGCTGGTATCTACTATAAAATGAGACTGTCCATCCGAATAATAGTAACTGATTCTCCGATACTCACCCGGCCCTTCGCCCTCGAATTGATATTTTGCCAGATGTTTACCCGATCGGAGATCGATCTTTTTTATGCCTTTCTTATCATAATTGACAATGAAAAGTGATTCTCCATGAACTGAAAACCAATGCCCCAACCCAACATCAAATGGTGCATCTAGCGGTGAACGAATGGTTTGATAATTCTGATTCCCTACATCAATAATTTCCGCTTCATCTATAGAAATCGTTTCTATTAGTTCATCTCCATACAATTCGTAAATTGAACTGTATCTATCGAAAGAACGATCATTTGAACAACCAACGAATATTATGAAACAGATAACAATAGATCTCATTCGTGCCTATTAATTGTTGACGGAGCAAGTTTTCAATTTTAAAACTTATGCAATTTATACTTCACACATAACAGGATCCAAACCTCCACAAATCGTACCTGTATATATTCCAGATCCACCATCTCTACCCGTATATCCGTCAGTACATGCTATTCCAAAAGCCCAAATACCACTACCACCAAAATGTTGTACAAATGAAACCGCACATAGTGCTCCAGTTTCACTATCTATGTAAGTACATTCTGTTTCACAATTAGCATTTACATCTGTGAACGATAGCATTAGGAAGGAAAATAAAAGAAAAAGTATTGAGAAGATTTTTGATTTTTTCATTTTTTCATTTTTTTAAATTAGATAATCAAATTCCCTAATAATTTAATTTCAAAATATTATACTCGAAATAAGCACATCTACGTATTATACTAAGCACATGTGCGTACTTTCTATAACGTCTATTCATCAGTAATTCATTTAAAATCACCATTTCTAACCTTCCAAAGCCATTTTATTAACCCATGGCGACCTCGGATGTCTAATTTGTTACAAATATTGTTCCTGTGCTTCTGAATGGTTCGTGCCGATAAATGCATCTCCTCTGCAATCTCCTTATTTGAATTTCCTCTCTCTACCATTTTCAAAACTTTAATCTCCCTCGGGGTTAATATCTCAACGGCTTCCAGGTAAGTTTTCCTGTTAGTTAGTTAGTTAGTTAGTTAGTTGGTTGGTTGGTTGGTTGGTTGGTTAGAATCTGACATGATGATAGTTACTGGTTTTTAGTTTTGATGAACAATTTGTACACACTTCGAATCAACATCTTGATGTTTTCCTAAATAGTAAATTCGTTTAAAAAGGGCAAGAGTAGTGACACCCTCCATCAATCAGTGCTAAAATTAATCACGATATCCTTGTAAGAACAATCGAGAAAGACAACTACGTATCAACACTAATATAAGATTAAGAGCGATTGCTGCTGCAAACAGTTCGGCTGAACTACATTTACGCAAGAGATTGACCTTGGCAATAAGTTTACGGGAAAACTTATCGGTTTCAGGCATGCTCTCTGTTTGACATTTTATTCTACCAATCGATTTCGATTAACATAATTTTCACCTGTTCCTCCGATGGCCTGGATATGCCAAACAGTTCGTTTCCATTAAAAGAAAACGGGGTAAAGTGAGACGGCACTTTGGTGTAATGCGTATGATCCGACTCAGTGTTGTGAATGATTACAACACCATCAGTACTTCCTGCGTAAAACGTGGTTATTACGGCCCATTCAGCTTCTACAAGAAATGAGTGATGTAATGGTAACTGTTCGGCATCTCGAATGGCATCACTTACAGCCGGAATGGCATTGATCACCGGCTCCAATCTTTGTTCGAGATAGGATGCTGAACGTTCACTTATCGCCCGGTCGTTTTCATTTAAAAAGGTGTAAGAAACGGATTCATTGCCTTGAAGATCTATTCTCTCCCAGGATGTATCATGAGAATGCAACGTGAAAAAATTGTTTGCACTTTGAGCCCAAAGTGATCGGCCGGCAAGCGGATGGTCAATGTGTGCTCCTTGTCTGAATGGCATTTTTTCTATCCCCTCAAATTCAAAAAGAAATTCAACCGGATCAAATTGTCTGTCGGCGCTGTATAAATGATAGCTATTCTCTCCTGAAGAGTAATCATCTGTATGGTTATAGAGTACATAGGGCCCGGTATCTGTCACAAATATTTCCTCAATCATATTCTGATCCGGCACTTCCGGAGAGAATGAACGAACATAAATCAGCTCACCATCTTCAACCCGGAATTTAGATATTCTGCTCTGCATCCTGTCAAGCACATATAAATAACCACCTGAGCCTTTATGCAACTGATTGATGACTTCAAACTCTCCCGGTCCATTTCCCTGCCTGCCTGTTCGGGATAGTAAGGTGCCATCAACATGCAGTAACTCGAGGGATTTACGGGCTTCATCCACAATCACCAACTGCTCATTATTCCATCGCAAACCACGTCCGGGATTGTACAGTACCGGAATATCAATTATACGTGCTCCTGATGTTCCTACTTTCTCCAGTTCCTGTGATATTTGGACCAAATACGGATCATCCTCCAATGATTTATCTTTTTCGCCGGTACAGGATACCATCAGAACAGATATTATGAGGGCTTGTAGATAGATATTTTTCTTTATTGGCTGGCATATGACACTCATCATAAATCTCTTTTTGATTTATAGATATTTCCCTAAAATGAAATATGCAGAAATCAAAATCAACTGTATGGAGATGCAATAGTCTGTCCGATTTCGAATGGGGTGCAGTAATTGTAAGAAGAGTTTCAAAGGATAAACAGATCAGACAAAAACCTAAATGCGATGTCAGTTTATCTCTTCGAGGGTAAATTCCAGCTTGAAAATCGTGCCTTTGCCATTTTTTCCGGGATGATAGGACGCCTCGCCCCGAAGCTGACTCACAAGTGTGCGGATGAGAGTAACGCCCAGGCTCTGCTGCGATTCATAATCAAAATCTTCTGGTAACCCAACGCCGTTATCTCCGATCTCAACGTGCAGCTTATCTTCTGATTCTTTCAAAATAATAGAAATTTCACCATTCACTGCTCCAAGAAATGCGTGTTTATACGCATTTACGATGCATTCATTCAGAAGTAGCGAGAACGGTATCGCCTGGTTGATGTTCATCTTGACCTGCTCCAGGTTATAATCCATCTTGATATTTTGATCCGGCTGTTTGAAGGAATCAGATACAGCGTCTACAAGTTCAATTACAAAATCGGAGATAACGATATCTGCAAACGTCTCGTTCTGATAGAGTTTTTCATGAACCAGTGCGATCGACTGTATCCGTAGCTGACTGTGCTGCAGTGCAATCTTTGCACTTTCATCCTCCATATTCCACATTTGCATCTGCAATAGTCCGGAAATAACGGCAAGATTATTTTTTACCCTGTGATGAATCTCTGCCAGTAAAATATTTTTTTCATGCAGCGAATCACTGATTCGCTTCTCCGACTCTTTTTGAACACTGATATCGCTCGCTACAAAAACCAGGCTCGCCTTCTCACTCATTTCATCAGCCACAATCGAAGTTGACAGGATTACAGGCAGCCAATCCCCATTTTTGCTTTGCAGCTCTGTCTCAAATTCCTGAACTCCGACATCGTGATTAACCAGTCCTTTTTTTACAGAAACTCTGGTTTCATCTGTGAACAGTTCCCAAATGGTGAAATCGTCAAGATCACCGTTAGAGTAACCGAGTTTTCGGTATACTGTTTTGTTCGACATAATAATGGTCCCTTCTTCATCCGTTACAAATAGCATATCGCCCATCGACTGAATGATATTATTCACATACGAACGGGAAACCATGCTTTTGCTCAGGTTCTCGGCCATCTGGTTAAAAGTATCAGCCAGCCTTGATAGTTCATCGTTTGACTCAAGTTTTATTCTCTGATCCAGGTTACCGCTCCCGATTTGCCGGGCAGCTGTGGTGAGGGTATTGACCGGCTGCGTAATCGACCGATAAATAATGAAAGCGAACAACAGCGAAAATGCAAAACCGAATACAGTAACAAGAATAATTCGGCGCACCGTCTGTTCCGCCTGGGCTTCGAGTTTCTCCTGCTGCAAACCCAGAAACAGGTTTGAATTATACCTGAGATTATCAAGCAGGGGTAGCAGGGTATTACGGAAATAGGGTTCGATTGTAACGTTAAAAATCTCTTCGCCATAATCCTCTTCCACATCCTGATCCAGTAACTCATCAATCAAACCACGGTATGGGCCGTACGTCAAGGTAAGCGAATCCATCAGCGTATGCATTCGCAGATGAAGTTCACTCAATTCATCACTTCCCAATTCATCACGATGGGCATGATCAGAAAATTCTATTTTGCTTTCCGCAAACTGCTCCATATTTCGAAGAATCATATCCCTTGCCTGGCGAACCTGGGATGATGTACGCAGAGATTGATCCCCTTCTCGCAGTTTTTCACTCTCTGTTAAAAAATTGCGGGTGTAGAGCATTGAGTTTTGCAGAGATACGGTCATTTCGGTTAGTACCTGTAGCTCTTTTGCACTTTTTTGGCTCTCCTGAATTAAATCGTTTTTGATTTGATTACTCAGGTAGTACGAAAGGGAACCGGTGATAAGCACCAGAAATGCAACGGCCAGAAAACCCAATAAAAGTTTGGTTCCTAAGCGCATGTGTAAAGAAAATCTACAATATTTTTAGAGCAAATGAACAAATATACCTGTAATTATTTCCGTAGTTAGTTTTAAGGCCAACTTCATAGTTTAATCAATAGCCAATAAACTTGCACTTTTTTATACCGTTCTTTTACAAATAGATTAAAAATCTATCAACTTTTCTATTGCTTCACTAATTTTATGTTGGTCAGGCAGTACGCTTTCCATCAGATTAATATTGTAAGGCATCGGTATATCAGGCATTGTCAATCGTTGAACAGGCGCGTCAAGATATTTAAACAGATCTTCGGTAATCGATGCAGAGATCTCTGCTCCAAAACCTGCTGTTCGGGTATCTTCATGCACAATTAAACAGCGGTTCGTCTGCTTAACGGAACTGTATACCAATTCTTTGTCCCACGGAGAAAGTGTTCGAAGATCAATAATATCGGCAGAAATTCCTGAATCTTTAGCCGAAGCAAGTGTTCTTTCACACATCGCACCCCAGGTTACGATGGTCAGATCATCACCTTCCTGTAGTTTTTTTCCTTTTCCGAATGGAAGCACAAATGAGTCTCCGGGGTACGGTTTCCTGGCCGATTTTGCATCAAGCAGATTTCTGTGCTCAAAAAATATTACAGGGTCGTCGCCCCTCATTGCCGATCGCAGTAGACCAACAGCATCCTCGGCATTTGAGGGATATGCCAGCCGCCAGCCGATCATCCGTGAAAAGAACACCTCGTTCGACTCACTATGCCAGGGATCCCCGCACTTGGCAAATCCACCCGGCATGCGCACCACCATCGGAGCTGCAAACTTGTTTGCCGTTCTCCATCGAATCGTACCGCAATTTTTTAACTGCTCTGTTGCCGGATCCGCATATTTTCTGAACTGAATTTCGGCTACCGGCATCAAACCGCTGTAAGCCAAACCTACCGCGCGACCGATGATCCCCTCTTCTGAAAGGCTGGTATCAAAAACGCGTTCGTTTCCGTGTTTCTTCTGAAGATCCATTGTTGCGGCATGAACTCCGCCCTTTGCTCCAACATCCTCACCAAAAACCACCACCCGCTCGTTGATGGATAGTTCAGAATCGAGAGTTCGGCGAACGGCTTCAACAATATTAATCCGCTGTTTTTCAGATTCGGGTGTTTCCGATTCTTCCGGCCGGTCGTATCCGGCTGATCTCAGTCCGCCAACAGATTGAATCTTTTCATCATCCGAATAAACAAATTTTGTGACATGACTCTCATCCGGATCCTTTCTGTTCCACGCTTTTTCAGCTGTTTGATTAACTGTATCTCTGCATTCATCAGATAACGAATCCCACTCTTTTTTTGAAATACGTGACGGAACCAGGTATTTTTTTAATTTACCAAGCGGATCATTTTTCTTCTCCTTTTTGATCTGCTTTTTCTCTTTGTACGACTGATTGTCTTGGTACGAGTGGCCATTCAGCCGCGGAACCGTCAAACGGATTAGTGCCGGCCCTCTTCGCGCACGTACATATTGAACGGATTGATGAATCAGCGACGCGGTATCTTCAGGCAGTGTGCCGTCTCCATCAAAAATGCGTAAATTTTTAAATGAACGAAGGTTATTTGCAATATTTGCTCCCGGCGTCTGGAAATTGCTCCCTACCGAGATTCCATAGCCGTTATCTTCAATAAAAAACAGTATTGGCAGCGAAAGCGTGGTAGCCATGGTGATGGCAGACCAAAATCCATTGGTTGCAACCGAGCCGTCACCGCCGAGTATCACTGAAATTGCACCTTCGTAGGCATCGTTTTCAAGATGATTACGATGATATTCCAGTGCCTGGGCCCAACCGGCTGCCGGTGTGTATTGCGATCCAACATCTCCCGCCATCGGCAGTACAACCGGCCCCTTATCGCCTGGTAAATTACATACTACCCCGATATCACGCCCATCACTGTAACCGCCCGATTTACCCATGGGTGCCGCCATCGCATCCTCAAGTTCGAGTCCAAGGGTTAGCATGAGCGGGCGAGACCGGTAATAGGCACTTGCAGCATCATGAGGGTGGTCGAGCTGTAAACCGAGGAGAATCTGCGCCAGTTCATGTCCGCGTGCTGAGAATTGGTACAGAACTTTTTTATCGGGTACCAGCTCATTTTCTTCTTTGTCGTCGAGGTGCCTTGAGGTGAGCATCAATCGGGCAACCTTATTCCAGTCAACCGTTTTGATAAAATCTTCGCTTGTTTTAACTGCCATAATTTAACTCAGAGACTTAAACTCAATTAACTTCTGATTTCG encodes the following:
- a CDS encoding antitoxin translates to MDYLDKDEKEIMESYENGEWVSSGDELKEEIRQAAKNSILKNKRINIRLTEKDYHDIQVKAMEEGVPYQTLISSLIHKFNKGELK
- a CDS encoding amidohydrolase family protein yields the protein MKRFLLLFLSSFLTLAAFAQDNGNDEWDVTQHRANYTDISFETSEGTWMNLDVSPDGSEIIFDLLGNIYTMPIDGGEATVLRESLAYEIQPRFSPDGSKISFTSDAGGGDNIWLMNRDGSDARQITDESFRLLNNAFWSPDGNYLVARKHFTSARSLGAGEIWMYHITGGSGIQLTERPNDQQDKGQPFVSPDGKYVYYSQDVYPGGFFQYNKDPNSQIYAINRYDLEEGSVERVTGGPGGAISPTISPDGEKMAFIKRVRTKSVLYIRDLETGIERPVFDNMSKDQQQAWAIFGPYTNFNWTPDGQHLIFWAQGGIHKLNVENYEVEEIPFTAEVNHQIADVVHFEFDPAPDTFTAKAIRHAVTSPDGDLLVFNAAGFLWKKELPNGTPERLTNEENLEFEPAFSPDGNTLAWVTWTDEDLGAIKTLRLDRRRANPETITTEKGIYRTPSFSPDGETLVFRRDGGNNHQGHAYTQNSGIFTMPVSGGEKTRLRGGGSSPIFNASGDRIFYLQGTNFRSVDLNGQDEKHHFSSQYALEFTPSPDNKWVAFHELYKVYVAPMPQTGSELTLSANTRAIPVTHVAQDAGYNLHWSADGEKLHWTLGEKYFSVELEEAFDFLNGDTSEELPLGDSDGIRIGLELDTDKPSGEVAFTNAHIITMNGDEVIENGTIVVRDNRIEAVGTDVNIPDGAYVMDVEGKTIMPGMVDAHAHIGNFRSGLSPNQQWEYFANLGYGVTTVFDPSSNTEMIFSQAEMIRSGNMTGPRIFSTGRILYGAENVQKTVINSLEDARSAIRRTQAFGATAVKSYNQPRRDQRQQVLEAARELGVNVVPEGGSTFTHNMSMILDGHTGIEHNVPIYPLYNDVLTVWGASDVGYTPTLSVNYGSMSGEYYWYQHTNVWEKERLLTFTPRGVVDSRSRHRTMVPYEEYEIGHFQSAAAAKDLHDLGVTVNIGGHGQLQGLAAHWEVWMFTQGGMSNHDALRTATINPANYIGMGEHIGSLEPGKLADLIVIDGNPLEDIFDTEFVEYTMINGRLYDASTMNEIGNYDRERLPFWWEREGYSEQFDWHTIMEADGHGHGH
- a CDS encoding DUF4258 domain-containing protein; amino-acid sequence: MRYFNWNEEKNRLLKKSRNISFEEIVLSIDSGGLLDIVEHHDQSKYPNQKLLIVEVENYAYVVPFLLSDETYFLKTIYPSRKATQTYINKEES
- a CDS encoding M23 family metallopeptidase produces the protein MKLLSIFALSTSLLFLFGCDDSSPPTSDQGQEEETEQVRETVDVNNAQWPISRDRMENSDLSYAQYGPRSLPSGYDFHAGIDLPASTGTNVYPVLPGEVVETDHWGGSGSGAGNAVTVRHSDSLATSYLHVDRISVQMGDWVNSDDVVGTVGRTGASYPHLHLGFFVDLPNPNRRDERYSKNPLEILPYRESIDISATFGESVMITLDMPLQNMTANSIELSGEGETRKADYYEIVARGWTDRKEQVQDGIHFSADRRTEDHQRFNLHVIPAGNDFKPDAITIRDYNGVILFEASAED
- a CDS encoding 6-bladed beta-propeller; amino-acid sequence: MKRIKFAAMIFSISSIFPGTILSQSIIFEKLGSFLSGYEHAFAPGASAQYFDTDKVIVLNRDHFSVYNNSGDLINSFGTQGRGPGDIGRAMSYSMSENENLLMVLDHQNRRISTFNPKEGSFVETYPIDYTVNALHGLYFWHDYVTITGNHQDNNALLHFHDKSSKEYEFSVGEFIDWDITGIQFVSRSIQNQLNSGKFAKTDQGYLLLLNAPYEIRHYSDEHTLLWESTDDVIPEPWVEHIEVTPNSYEVKFYPSLVDLRELNENYFFVHWYEPIPLEDRTQWSYYADLRDLNDGSLITRKKLPFLGQIRDLKALGVQTYQVIVQEGSNYGFDEYRMKIIEE